In the Pyrolobus fumarii 1A genome, one interval contains:
- a CDS encoding bifunctional chorismate mutase/prephenate dehydrogenase: MSQASGAIHSIRSSITEVDRAILSLLAARMRLVSLVGEAKVAQGMPVYDPSREVEVLSIVREEAAKRGLPPDLASEIYSIIMSYSRCAQVTCPERLRIAFYGYGDMARTLARHAARGGCWVAITGRNPKKAEEAAQTTGVEYMSVEEALDWADILIYAVPWDVVPELLREHAKIIRESMLVADIASVKKPLVERVSKLLPDGVEYVSLHPLFGPVECPAGETVVVVPIRLDSWRHRLEALLEGLGFRYEYVDADTHDRVMAANQVLHHAVLEAFRRAYQELLRELNVTPGLAKLLVTRSLRQTLSVVERIESLEKVVQEIRKGNPYADKALEALRRALQDLHG; the protein is encoded by the coding sequence TTGAGTCAAGCAAGTGGAGCAATTCATAGCATTCGTTCAAGCATAACAGAAGTCGACCGTGCTATATTGTCGTTACTAGCAGCTAGAATGAGACTAGTGTCGCTAGTAGGTGAGGCCAAAGTCGCGCAAGGCATGCCGGTCTACGATCCAAGCCGTGAGGTGGAGGTACTATCGATAGTCAGGGAGGAGGCTGCAAAGAGAGGCCTACCGCCAGACCTCGCATCCGAAATATATTCAATCATAATGTCATACTCTAGATGCGCGCAGGTTACGTGCCCCGAAAGGCTCCGTATAGCATTCTACGGCTATGGTGATATGGCACGCACTCTAGCACGTCACGCTGCAAGAGGCGGCTGTTGGGTTGCAATCACGGGCCGTAACCCGAAGAAGGCCGAGGAAGCGGCACAGACAACAGGCGTTGAGTACATGAGCGTCGAGGAGGCACTGGACTGGGCTGATATACTCATATACGCTGTTCCATGGGATGTGGTGCCTGAACTCCTCCGCGAGCATGCTAAGATTATACGTGAGAGCATGTTAGTGGCAGATATAGCCTCGGTCAAGAAGCCTCTCGTGGAACGAGTATCAAAGTTGCTACCAGATGGTGTAGAGTACGTAAGTTTACATCCGCTTTTCGGGCCCGTTGAGTGCCCTGCTGGCGAGACCGTGGTTGTTGTACCTATCAGGCTTGACTCTTGGAGACACAGGCTAGAAGCATTGCTTGAGGGTCTAGGTTTCCGGTACGAATATGTTGATGCCGATACACATGATAGAGTCATGGCTGCCAATCAAGTACTACACCATGCTGTGCTCGAGGCGTTCCGCAGAGCATACCAAGAGCTTCTTCGCGAATTGAATGTAACTCCTGGCTTGGCGAAATTGCTCGTAACTAGGAGTCTCAGACAGACACTAAGCGTCGTAGAGAGAATCGAGAGTCTCGAGAAGGTGGTGCAAGAGATACGCAAGGGTAACCCCTACGCTGACAAAGCCCTAGAAGCTCTAAGGAGAGCACTACAAGACCTACACGGCTGA
- the glmU gene encoding bifunctional sugar-1-phosphate nucleotidylyltransferase/acetyltransferase, translating to MGGIALVDAALVLAGGRGERAWPLTATIYKPLLQLPGNESILSRLVRQVSRLAKRVYVLVPPGATEEFKKHLDSYGFTNVVVVEQQPYENGGYGSGAAVRQLLEVVPDIDSVLIVHGDTVIHDSVIDDLVKLAENREWGLVGFRTNRNGKRYGVIVADGSRVKRIVEKPGWSGEVVANAAIYLLPARLVREAVMNIGISERGEIEFPDAVNLVAKRLEDEGKWLRLLLIREEHRIDVGPWWEYLLASRMVLDWLVESGCRAEGNIAYNVIVKGVVCGEGFEVEGPSVLEGPIWLGRNARVGPFTHLRKYTILYDDVQVGAFVEIKGSVLMERTVARHHAYIGDSVVGPRSNIAAGTVFANLRHDNATVRSCAGGRVRNTGLRKLGAVLGEGVKTGVNSSIMPGARIGPCSWIEPGAVVRGDVPSCSFYRRDGEIVDIREAVANCCRGVRGGRGYGLCTKPE from the coding sequence GTGGGGGGAATCGCTCTAGTTGATGCGGCACTTGTTCTTGCTGGCGGGCGCGGAGAGAGAGCATGGCCTCTAACAGCGACCATATACAAGCCCTTGCTGCAGCTACCAGGTAACGAGAGCATCTTATCAAGGCTGGTTAGACAGGTATCGCGTCTTGCCAAACGTGTATATGTTCTCGTCCCTCCTGGAGCCACGGAGGAGTTCAAGAAGCATCTAGACTCCTATGGCTTCACTAACGTTGTTGTAGTGGAGCAACAGCCATACGAGAATGGAGGTTATGGTAGCGGAGCTGCTGTTAGGCAATTGCTTGAAGTCGTACCTGACATTGACTCGGTACTAATTGTGCATGGTGATACGGTGATACACGACTCTGTTATTGATGATCTTGTTAAGCTTGCCGAGAATAGAGAATGGGGGCTTGTCGGCTTTCGTACAAACCGCAACGGGAAACGTTACGGCGTTATTGTTGCCGACGGCTCTCGCGTCAAACGCATTGTAGAGAAGCCTGGTTGGAGCGGAGAAGTAGTGGCCAACGCAGCGATCTATCTACTTCCTGCTAGGCTTGTACGCGAGGCCGTTATGAACATAGGCATTAGCGAGCGAGGTGAAATAGAGTTCCCTGATGCAGTCAACCTCGTGGCTAAGCGGTTAGAGGATGAGGGCAAATGGCTACGACTACTACTTATTCGCGAAGAGCACAGGATCGATGTTGGCCCGTGGTGGGAGTATCTACTAGCATCTAGGATGGTGCTTGACTGGCTCGTCGAGAGCGGATGCAGAGCTGAAGGTAACATAGCATACAATGTCATAGTAAAGGGCGTTGTATGCGGAGAGGGTTTCGAGGTAGAAGGTCCCAGTGTTCTAGAGGGGCCTATCTGGCTAGGTAGAAACGCTAGAGTAGGACCTTTCACGCATCTTCGCAAATACACCATACTATACGATGACGTCCAAGTTGGTGCATTTGTTGAGATAAAGGGGAGCGTGCTAATGGAGCGCACGGTAGCGAGACACCATGCATACATCGGCGATTCGGTGGTAGGCCCGCGTAGCAACATAGCTGCTGGAACCGTGTTTGCAAACCTTCGCCACGACAACGCTACTGTAAGGTCATGCGCGGGCGGGCGCGTCAGAAACACTGGATTGAGAAAGCTTGGTGCCGTACTAGGTGAGGGTGTGAAAACAGGAGTCAACTCATCTATCATGCCAGGAGCGCGTATAGGACCATGTTCGTGGATTGAACCGGGTGCCGTCGTCAGAGGCGATGTGCCTTCATGCAGCTTCTATAGGAGAGACGGCGAGATAGTCGATATTAGAGAGGCTGTTGCAAACTGCTGCAGAGGCGTGCGTGGCGGCAGGGGTTATGGACTATGCACAAAACCCGAATAG
- a CDS encoding YfcE family phosphodiesterase: MVTRILVMSDTHIPYRARRVPETMLDLISKLEYEVVVHAGDLCGEEVLEWIKSLGGELYVVSGNMDFLPLPESATFTADDVKIGVIHGHQVYPRGDIVKLTRIAKEKDVEMLISGHTHAPLLRLHEGVLHVNPGSLTGVWGGGGGSLKPSLAYITVNGRKIHVKIYEDRGGKVVVLEEREVTL, encoded by the coding sequence ATGGTTACTCGCATACTAGTCATGTCCGACACTCATATACCATATCGTGCTAGACGCGTGCCAGAAACAATGCTAGACCTCATATCGAAACTGGAATATGAGGTCGTTGTGCATGCTGGCGATCTTTGTGGCGAGGAAGTGTTAGAGTGGATTAAGAGCCTTGGTGGCGAGTTGTACGTGGTAAGCGGTAACATGGACTTCCTTCCGCTACCCGAAAGTGCGACATTCACCGCTGATGATGTAAAGATTGGCGTTATACATGGTCATCAAGTGTACCCGCGTGGCGATATAGTCAAGTTAACGCGTATCGCTAAGGAGAAAGACGTTGAAATGTTGATTAGTGGGCATACGCATGCACCGCTTCTACGTCTCCATGAGGGTGTACTGCATGTAAATCCAGGTAGTCTCACCGGTGTATGGGGAGGGGGTGGCGGCTCGCTAAAGCCCAGCCTAGCCTACATAACTGTTAATGGACGCAAGATCCACGTGAAAATATACGAAGATAGAGGTGGGAAGGTAGTAGTGCTTGAGGAGAGAGAGGTAACGCTTTAG
- a CDS encoding ATP/GTP-binding protein — MTMYLLVMGLAGSGKTTLTGAFAKWMRENGHKVRVVNLDPGAEHLPYNPDFDIRSIVTVEKLMKEHGLGPNGAMLKASEVIVENAKEILKHEAFKPFDATVIIDTPGQLEIFMLRHEGYKFTSLLKRRAPTVGVFLVDGSMVYNIADLVTSWMLGLLVQVKLDIPTIPVFSKSDLIKDRSLVEKVVEDPLSLTEDIEKSLSGVTAELAIEMARLLAEYRQSLRPVLVSAITGEGFEELFSVVHEAFCSCGDLS, encoded by the coding sequence ATAACCATGTATTTACTCGTGATGGGGCTCGCGGGTTCAGGTAAAACCACGCTAACCGGCGCATTCGCTAAATGGATGCGCGAAAATGGACACAAAGTACGCGTCGTGAACCTTGATCCTGGTGCGGAGCACCTGCCCTATAACCCCGATTTCGATATTCGCAGCATAGTCACAGTTGAGAAGCTGATGAAGGAACATGGCCTTGGTCCTAATGGGGCAATGTTAAAGGCGAGCGAAGTAATAGTCGAAAATGCGAAGGAGATACTCAAACATGAAGCTTTCAAGCCGTTCGACGCTACAGTGATTATAGATACACCGGGCCAGCTAGAGATATTCATGTTGCGACACGAGGGCTACAAATTCACTAGCTTGCTGAAACGCAGAGCGCCAACTGTCGGCGTGTTCCTAGTCGACGGTTCAATGGTATACAACATAGCTGATCTTGTAACGTCGTGGATGCTAGGCCTACTTGTCCAAGTTAAGCTTGACATACCAACCATACCGGTGTTTAGCAAGTCCGATTTGATAAAGGATAGGAGCCTAGTCGAGAAGGTAGTCGAGGATCCTCTATCACTCACCGAGGATATCGAGAAGAGCCTTAGCGGCGTAACTGCAGAACTAGCTATAGAGATGGCTAGACTCCTGGCCGAGTATAGACAAAGCCTACGTCCCGTACTAGTATCAGCTATCACGGGCGAGGGATTCGAAGAACTCTTCAGCGTTGTACACGAGGCTTTCTGTAGCTGCGGCGACCTAAGCTAA
- the cca gene encoding CCA tRNA nucleotidyltransferase, with the protein MKCPRSRVEEEVLNKIRPKPWELEKANRVWSFVRERLEDTLAAKGINAEVTLQGSVAKGTWLSGDLDIDVFVLFDREWRAKLNEAKEIFREAFRDLPVEERYAAHPYIRVLVEDVWVDVVPALRVRSGLEAETAVDRTPFHTKYILERLDDEKRDEVRLLKKFLKGIGVYGAEVAVQGFSGYLAELLIVAFGCFRNVLEKAARWKPPVVIDIEGHYGGVVDAVLEKFRDSPLIVIDPVDPRRNVAAAVSVKSLAWFVLAAREYLRQPSIKFFEPPSYPSEPHEILSVAGPRAWKILVVRYDVNVRSPDVGWGVARAAARRLVSLLEERGYYVIDRDAFYCEQGRYVLVAVEVLEHPLPQPLPHRGPEVWLEERASRFVQKSLERGDIGPWVDEKGVLWSLRWIRVVVEDIAVRAKPRETKMVTIATLGDAILGGWNLCPEAWRWLYRFTVKRPAWLA; encoded by the coding sequence TTGAAGTGCCCCAGGAGCAGGGTTGAGGAGGAGGTTCTCAACAAGATACGGCCCAAGCCGTGGGAGCTAGAGAAGGCGAATAGGGTGTGGAGTTTTGTACGCGAGAGGCTTGAAGATACGCTAGCAGCGAAGGGAATCAATGCCGAGGTTACCCTCCAGGGTAGTGTTGCAAAAGGCACGTGGCTTTCCGGCGATCTCGACATAGACGTGTTTGTGTTGTTTGATCGCGAGTGGCGAGCTAAGCTTAATGAAGCCAAGGAGATATTCCGTGAGGCGTTCCGTGACCTTCCAGTAGAGGAGCGGTATGCGGCGCACCCTTACATACGTGTGCTAGTAGAGGATGTCTGGGTGGATGTTGTACCGGCACTTCGCGTTAGAAGTGGATTGGAAGCCGAGACTGCAGTAGATCGTACGCCGTTCCACACGAAGTATATACTAGAGAGGCTTGATGATGAGAAGCGTGACGAAGTTAGACTTCTGAAAAAGTTCCTGAAGGGTATCGGTGTTTATGGCGCCGAGGTTGCAGTACAGGGCTTTTCAGGTTACCTTGCAGAGTTGTTAATAGTGGCGTTTGGCTGTTTTCGTAACGTTCTCGAGAAGGCAGCCAGGTGGAAACCACCAGTAGTGATTGACATAGAGGGTCATTATGGTGGTGTTGTTGACGCCGTGCTCGAGAAGTTTCGTGATAGTCCACTTATTGTGATTGACCCGGTTGATCCGCGGCGGAATGTCGCAGCAGCAGTCTCTGTCAAGAGCCTCGCTTGGTTTGTACTAGCGGCTCGGGAGTACCTGCGACAGCCTAGCATTAAGTTCTTCGAGCCGCCATCATACCCCAGCGAACCTCATGAAATTCTTAGTGTGGCTGGTCCCCGCGCTTGGAAAATTCTAGTTGTGCGTTATGACGTCAACGTTAGGAGTCCAGATGTCGGCTGGGGGGTTGCAAGAGCGGCAGCTAGGAGGCTTGTGTCGCTCTTGGAGGAAAGGGGTTACTACGTCATTGACCGTGATGCCTTCTACTGTGAGCAAGGCAGGTACGTTCTAGTTGCTGTGGAGGTGTTGGAGCATCCGTTGCCGCAACCTCTCCCCCATCGGGGCCCAGAAGTATGGCTAGAGGAGAGGGCGTCAAGATTCGTACAGAAGAGCCTTGAAAGAGGGGATATCGGTCCATGGGTGGACGAGAAAGGCGTGTTATGGAGCCTTCGGTGGATACGAGTAGTTGTTGAGGACATAGCGGTTAGAGCCAAACCCCGCGAGACCAAGATGGTCACAATAGCGACGTTAGGTGATGCGATTCTTGGCGGGTGGAATCTATGCCCCGAGGCATGGAGGTGGTTGTACCGCTTCACGGTTAAGAGGCCGGCATGGTTAGCTTAG
- a CDS encoding class I SAM-dependent methyltransferase: MDKPGRGFEKEPIDEKDPSIDTEALLYVLEEVPGRLAPYVPTPHWLLDTISEILKDIMRDTRLDIVYEPGCGAGEAAAKIEESVHPRHYICLEIDASLAKIARTKLTTGDVVVADLRNPPLRPHPLLIYSYLLPRPLEYVIQKAEKGSVIVSLEYRAEHAEVKKEIVYRIETPLTTHHVIVYMV, translated from the coding sequence TTGGACAAACCAGGTAGAGGCTTTGAAAAAGAGCCCATAGACGAGAAAGATCCCAGCATAGACACCGAGGCGCTACTTTACGTGCTTGAGGAGGTTCCTGGCAGGCTGGCACCGTACGTGCCAACACCACATTGGCTTCTTGACACAATATCCGAGATTCTCAAAGACATTATGAGAGACACTAGGCTGGATATAGTATACGAGCCTGGGTGTGGTGCTGGCGAGGCAGCCGCAAAAATTGAAGAAAGTGTACATCCACGCCACTACATATGCTTAGAGATAGACGCATCGCTAGCCAAGATAGCGCGTACAAAGTTGACTACAGGGGATGTGGTTGTAGCCGACTTGCGTAACCCTCCCCTGCGTCCACACCCCTTGCTCATCTACTCGTATTTGCTCCCTAGGCCTTTGGAGTACGTGATACAGAAGGCCGAGAAGGGCTCAGTGATCGTAAGCCTGGAGTACCGAGCGGAACATGCAGAAGTCAAAAAGGAGATTGTGTATCGTATCGAGACGCCACTCACAACACACCATGTGATAGTCTACATGGTTTAG
- a CDS encoding Snf7 family protein, which yields MNIDKFVKAWNPEPKKSFRQRIRDVVNREPIRYKLMVVNYKIKAMVTRLEAHIARLRERDAMLFERVVEALQQGDKQRAAVYATEVAEIRKAIKQLMIVKLALEQVSLRLETVMTLGDTMAAIAPLAGIIHELKAYVRGVMPMLSLELMDLEETLNSIVVESGEFISMTSVSAAASGEARKILQEAALLAEQKLREQFPEVPSAGTLASGQEAHA from the coding sequence GTGAACATAGACAAGTTTGTGAAGGCCTGGAACCCGGAGCCAAAGAAGAGCTTTCGTCAGAGGATACGTGATGTAGTCAACCGTGAGCCGATACGTTACAAGCTCATGGTGGTCAACTACAAGATAAAGGCTATGGTAACAAGGCTCGAGGCTCACATAGCGAGGCTGCGTGAGAGGGATGCGATGCTGTTCGAAAGGGTCGTGGAGGCGCTGCAGCAGGGTGACAAGCAGAGGGCGGCTGTATACGCGACTGAGGTTGCGGAAATCAGGAAGGCGATAAAGCAGCTCATGATAGTAAAGCTTGCACTTGAGCAGGTCAGCCTCCGTCTAGAGACTGTAATGACGCTGGGCGACACTATGGCGGCGATAGCGCCGCTTGCAGGGATAATCCACGAGCTAAAGGCCTATGTAAGAGGTGTGATGCCGATGCTCAGCCTCGAGCTAATGGATCTAGAAGAGACTCTGAACTCGATAGTAGTAGAGAGCGGAGAGTTCATATCAATGACCAGTGTCTCCGCCGCTGCAAGCGGCGAGGCACGAAAGATACTACAGGAGGCTGCCCTGCTCGCCGAGCAGAAGCTACGCGAGCAATTCCCAGAGGTTCCAAGTGCGGGCACGCTAGCTTCTGGGCAGGAGGCGCACGCCTAA
- a CDS encoding radical SAM protein, with amino-acid sequence MKLTTHGDKRRYYRFRVDRWYGGVATADVIGCNFRCVFCWSRSRDPNTPGKLTRPEEVAEKLYELCMRRRVRQVRVSGAEPTIAWFEHMLKAAKIIVSDYKLHFILETNGVLIGLDRRLARSIADLASMGSIEVRVSIKGAKPETFERITLVDRRYWYVQVEALRTLIEEGLKPGDEVYPALMMSFDRDEDIRKFIRMLSEIHPALVENLDPEYVILYPHVRERLRRVGIKPLRFFKPGEPLPEWMI; translated from the coding sequence GTGAAGCTTACAACACATGGCGATAAACGCCGTTATTACAGATTCCGCGTTGACCGTTGGTACGGTGGTGTAGCAACAGCAGACGTCATCGGGTGTAACTTCAGATGCGTGTTCTGCTGGTCGCGCAGCAGGGACCCTAACACACCCGGCAAGCTGACGAGACCCGAGGAAGTAGCTGAGAAGCTATACGAGCTCTGTATGAGGCGGCGAGTAAGGCAGGTGCGTGTTAGCGGGGCTGAGCCTACAATAGCATGGTTCGAGCATATGCTCAAAGCGGCTAAGATCATAGTCAGTGATTACAAGCTACACTTCATACTAGAGACTAATGGTGTGCTGATAGGCCTTGATAGACGTCTTGCGCGTAGTATAGCCGATCTCGCGTCTATGGGTAGCATAGAGGTGAGAGTATCGATTAAAGGAGCTAAACCAGAAACCTTCGAGCGCATAACGCTTGTCGATAGGCGCTATTGGTATGTGCAGGTAGAAGCGTTGAGAACGCTAATAGAAGAGGGGTTAAAGCCTGGCGACGAGGTCTACCCGGCTCTAATGATGAGTTTTGATCGTGACGAGGATATACGCAAGTTTATCAGAATGCTTAGCGAGATACACCCAGCACTTGTTGAGAACCTCGACCCGGAATATGTGATACTATACCCGCATGTACGTGAGCGTCTTAGGCGTGTTGGCATCAAGCCGCTGAGGTTCTTCAAGCCAGGTGAGCCGCTCCCCGAGTGGATGATATGA
- the glp gene encoding gephyrin-like molybdotransferase Glp, whose translation MRDRRKLFPRLRAPEEVLEEVKARLPRGIREIIVDLYEAVWHIAAEDVAARVSYPPEPRATADGYAVRHTCVAGAHEAAPVRLPVVERVRVGEVPSKRIEGCEAVEVDTGAPIPSGADAVVPVEYTREVAGVVEIYKSVGFGENVAWPGSDIVEGEVVVRRGQLLYPQLVGALAATGVDSIRVYDKPRVCIAATGVELVKPGEQLPPGHVYEVNTYVIRGFLEKDGFPSKVLGILPDDEEQVARALHNCLRDHDVMLFTGGTSAGPYDVVYRVLEAEGELVAHGLKLKPGKPTAVAIVRDKLVIGLPGNPVSALNVFRVLVRPLLWHLAGGEPPSPEGVLRAKLLVSAPGARGRRLYQPVVLLESSGVPYAIPIEFESYMIVTYSRSDGYIIVPEDVHEVMPEDAEVEVHLHTGTWRATMYCAGEETGDEHRLGCKWLGGGTALAAKILEKHATKAVLTMSPLHPAFSEPRAGRVERVTRDVAIVGSPKPNVIAMPPPSTSLRQILVEHIESFKHAIPARSSRMAALLVAKGYADAGVTLLKHAEEFHLRVIDVVKEELIRVYLEPQAMR comes from the coding sequence ATGAGGGATAGGCGGAAGCTATTTCCTCGATTAAGGGCCCCCGAGGAGGTTTTAGAAGAGGTAAAGGCTAGGCTTCCACGCGGAATCCGCGAGATTATCGTCGATCTATACGAGGCTGTTTGGCACATCGCTGCAGAGGATGTTGCGGCGCGGGTGAGCTACCCGCCAGAGCCTCGTGCAACCGCTGACGGGTATGCTGTGAGACATACTTGTGTTGCTGGGGCGCACGAGGCGGCTCCCGTAAGGCTTCCCGTTGTAGAGAGGGTTAGGGTAGGTGAAGTCCCCAGTAAGCGCATAGAGGGTTGTGAAGCGGTAGAGGTTGATACTGGCGCGCCGATCCCCTCTGGTGCTGATGCTGTTGTCCCGGTAGAGTATACGCGTGAGGTAGCCGGTGTAGTAGAGATCTACAAGAGTGTCGGCTTTGGCGAAAATGTCGCGTGGCCCGGCTCGGATATTGTTGAAGGCGAAGTGGTTGTTAGACGTGGACAGCTCCTCTACCCGCAGCTCGTAGGTGCGCTCGCGGCCACGGGTGTAGACTCGATACGTGTCTATGACAAGCCGCGCGTGTGTATAGCTGCTACCGGGGTAGAGCTAGTAAAGCCTGGTGAACAGCTCCCTCCGGGCCACGTCTACGAGGTAAACACATATGTCATCCGAGGCTTCCTTGAAAAGGACGGGTTTCCGTCGAAAGTCCTTGGGATATTGCCGGATGATGAGGAGCAAGTGGCACGAGCCCTCCATAATTGCCTACGGGACCACGACGTGATGTTGTTCACTGGAGGGACGTCGGCAGGTCCCTATGACGTAGTGTATAGAGTGCTGGAAGCCGAGGGTGAGCTGGTAGCACACGGCCTTAAATTGAAGCCTGGCAAGCCTACAGCCGTAGCGATTGTGCGCGACAAGCTTGTGATAGGGTTGCCGGGCAACCCGGTATCCGCTCTAAACGTGTTCCGCGTGCTAGTAAGGCCATTATTATGGCATCTTGCTGGCGGCGAGCCTCCCAGCCCGGAAGGCGTGCTTCGAGCAAAGTTGCTTGTTTCTGCACCTGGTGCACGTGGTAGAAGACTGTACCAGCCTGTAGTGCTGCTAGAGTCTAGTGGAGTGCCCTACGCTATACCAATCGAGTTCGAGAGCTACATGATAGTAACTTACTCTCGTAGCGACGGCTACATAATAGTACCCGAAGATGTTCACGAGGTAATGCCAGAGGATGCGGAGGTAGAGGTCCATCTGCATACTGGTACGTGGCGCGCAACCATGTACTGTGCGGGTGAGGAGACGGGTGATGAACATAGACTAGGGTGTAAATGGCTAGGCGGCGGTACAGCACTCGCCGCGAAAATACTCGAGAAGCATGCAACTAAGGCGGTATTGACAATGTCTCCGCTACACCCGGCGTTCTCCGAGCCACGAGCAGGTAGGGTAGAGAGAGTAACCAGGGATGTTGCAATAGTGGGCTCCCCAAAGCCAAATGTGATAGCAATGCCGCCGCCATCCACAAGCCTACGTCAGATACTCGTCGAGCACATAGAGAGTTTCAAGCACGCTATCCCAGCTAGATCATCGCGTATGGCAGCTCTGCTCGTAGCGAAGGGTTATGCGGATGCAGGCGTGACACTGCTTAAGCATGCGGAGGAGTTCCACCTGCGCGTTATTGATGTTGTTAAGGAGGAGCTTATCAGGGTGTATCTTGAACCGCAAGCGATGCGATAG
- the glp gene encoding gephyrin-like molybdotransferase Glp yields the protein MKRRFERLNPIRSVVERAVNELRSVWKLEARSVPLIEAVGGYAAREYRARLDLPPVDKSVLDGFAVRSIDVAGASQSNPAILRIAGEVRIDAANPPQIKPGEAYKVATGSPLPTGADVVIPVEAARVEGSALFVYKPFAPGYGIMRRGEDYKKGDVIVSKGERITWGHVGVLAAQGYNEIEVFALPRVAVFSVGDEIIEPGSEPRPGKVFNSTRPMIVAYLRSRGFHVIDLGHVGDDPNAIREMLEKGLESAEIVMAIGGSSVGDRDYTIEVLSSYVKGEGGWLVHGFLLRPGRPLGLGIVGGKLVASLSGFPVAAWAQVYTVIERIVYGVYGIRWPPDPRLIGRIERRVTSPAGVMDVVRVHLCLGSDGLMVKPLRTTGSGVLSTLVEGNAVLLMSEDVTGYDEGSLAEVFLLHPIIPPCMGEGGSNEG from the coding sequence GAAGCTCGAAGCTAGGAGTGTACCCCTCATAGAGGCTGTTGGAGGCTATGCTGCCAGAGAGTACCGTGCACGCCTAGACTTACCACCCGTCGACAAGAGCGTCCTGGATGGTTTTGCGGTGAGGAGCATAGATGTTGCGGGTGCTTCGCAGTCCAACCCTGCTATACTCCGTATTGCCGGTGAGGTGAGGATAGATGCGGCTAACCCGCCTCAGATCAAGCCAGGTGAAGCGTACAAGGTTGCAACGGGCTCGCCTCTACCCACTGGTGCTGATGTGGTAATCCCGGTAGAAGCTGCCAGGGTTGAGGGTAGCGCGCTCTTCGTCTACAAGCCTTTTGCACCAGGCTATGGTATAATGAGGCGTGGAGAGGACTACAAGAAGGGTGATGTTATCGTTAGTAAAGGCGAGCGTATAACATGGGGTCATGTTGGTGTATTAGCTGCGCAAGGGTATAACGAGATAGAAGTTTTCGCACTCCCGCGTGTAGCGGTTTTCAGTGTGGGCGATGAGATTATCGAGCCTGGTTCAGAACCTAGACCCGGCAAAGTGTTCAACTCAACGCGCCCGATGATTGTGGCTTATCTGCGCTCTAGAGGCTTCCACGTGATTGACTTGGGGCACGTGGGTGACGACCCTAACGCTATACGCGAGATGCTTGAGAAGGGCTTAGAGAGCGCAGAGATCGTCATGGCTATCGGCGGGTCTAGTGTAGGCGATCGTGACTACACTATTGAGGTACTATCATCATACGTTAAGGGCGAAGGAGGGTGGCTCGTCCACGGCTTCCTCCTAAGACCGGGTAGGCCACTAGGCCTCGGTATCGTGGGCGGCAAGCTTGTTGCCTCGCTGAGTGGCTTCCCGGTGGCAGCGTGGGCTCAAGTTTACACAGTGATAGAGCGCATAGTGTACGGGGTGTACGGCATTAGGTGGCCTCCAGACCCTCGGTTGATTGGTAGGATAGAGAGGAGGGTTACTTCGCCAGCCGGTGTAATGGACGTTGTACGTGTGCACCTATGCCTAGGTAGTGATGGCCTGATGGTTAAACCTCTCCGTACCACCGGTAGCGGCGTTCTGTCAACACTCGTTGAGGGTAACGCCGTGCTGCTCATGAGCGAGGATGTAACAGGGTACGACGAGGGTAGCCTGGCAGAAGTGTTCTTACTACACCCGATTATACCACCGTGCATGGGCGAAGGCGGGAGTAATGAGGGATAG